The Taeniopygia guttata chromosome 4A, bTaeGut7.mat, whole genome shotgun sequence genome has a segment encoding these proteins:
- the CCNB3 gene encoding G2/mitotic-specific cyclin-B3 isoform X1 produces the protein MACSQRPRERVPLPRNAKMLTTKQPRAGKAGPATENVDPEKEESSHAKRSSSSPQGGPKKRSAFGDLTNARKNQVVAGKKEAVKAAPPKAQKAHNALGVAKNNEINLKKSMKKTPPTAPAEPRVDPVPEKLVSVQELKPPEQRVPAVEDIDKEQLGDPYANAEYAKEIFEYMREREEKFLLPDYMEKQTDISGDMRAILVDWMVEVQENFELNHETLYLAVKLVDHYLVEVVSMREKLQLIGSTAILIASKFEERCPPCVDDFLYICDDAYKREELIAMEMSILSTLKFDINIPIPYRFLRRFAKCARATMETLTLARFLCEMTLQEYDYARESPSKLAASCLLLALTMKNLGGWTPTLEYYSGYSAQDLHPLVKRLNFLLTYQPRDKLNAVRSKYSHRVFFEVAKVTPMDMLKLEETLTSS, from the exons ATGG CTTGCTCACAGAGACCGAGGGAGAGGGTGCCATTGCCACGCAATGCCAAGATGCTGACCACCAAACAGCCCCGGGCAGGCAAGGCAGGCCCTGCTACAGAGAATGTCGACCCTGAAAAG GAGGAGAGCTCTCATGCCAAGAGGTCTTCATCCTCACCCCAGGGCGGGCCCAAGAAGAGATCAGCGTTTGGAGACCTCACCAAT GCTCGCAAGAACCAGGTGGTGGCAGGCAAGAAGGAGGCTGTGAAGGCTGCTCCACCCAAGGCACAGAAGGCACATAATGCTTTAGGGGTGGCCAAGAACAACGAAATCAACCTTAAAAA GTCAATGAAGAAAACTCCCCcaacagctcctgcagagcccagagtGGATCCTGTGCCAGAGAAGCTGGTGTCTGTACAGGAACTGAAGCCCCCTGAGCAGAGG GTGCCAGCAGTGGAGGACATTGACAAGGAGCAGCTGGGTGACCCCTACGCCAACGCAGAGTATGCCAAGGAGATCTTTGAATACATGCGGGAGAGAGAG GAAAAATTCCTGCTCCCTGACTACATGGAGAAGCAGACAGACATCAGTGGGGACATGCGTGCTATCCTTGTGGACTGGATGGTGGAGGTGCAG GAGAACTTTGAGCTGAACCATGAGACACTATACCTGGCTGTGAAGCTAGTGGACCACTACCTGGTGGAGGTGGTGAGCATgagggagaagctgcagctcatCGGCTCCACTGCCATCCTCATTGCCTCCAAATTTGAG GAGCGGTGCCCACCGTGTGTGGATGATTTCCTCTATATCTGTGATGATGCCTACAAGCGGGAGGAGCTGATTGCCATGGAGATGAGCATCCTCAGCACCCTCAAGTTTGACATCAACATCCCCATCCCCTACCGCTTCCTGCGGCGCTTTGCCAAG TGTGCCCGTGCCACCATGGAGACGCTGACGCTGGCCCGCTTCCTGTGCGAGATGACCCTGCAGGAGTACGACTACGCCCGCGAGAGCCCCTCCAagctggctgccagctgcctgctgctggcactcACCATGAAGAACCTCGGGGGCTGG ACCCCTACTCTGGAGTACTACAGTGGGTACAGTGCCCAGGACCTGCACCCCCTGGTGAAGAGGCTGAATTTCCTGCTCACGTACCAGCCCCGCGACAAGCTGAACGCTGTGCGCAGCAAGTACTCACACAG GGTCTTCTTTGAGGTTGCCAAAGTCACCCCCATGGACATGCTCAAGCTCGAGGAGACACTCACTAGCTCCTAG